Proteins co-encoded in one Novosphingobium sp. PP1Y genomic window:
- a CDS encoding PTS sugar transporter subunit IIA, with translation MNGLFTLLPEAVVATAADSKDLILSELAALFAQVYDLERDAVLARMLEREELGSTGFGRRIAIPHARISGLKRPVAAFMRLESPVEFDSADGMPIDLVFGLLSPDGAGAAHLHALAAISRMMRDERMHDDLLEAPGPEVLYSLLSNVIDRDAA, from the coding sequence ATGAATGGTCTTTTTACTCTTCTGCCTGAGGCCGTCGTTGCGACCGCCGCAGACAGCAAGGATCTTATCCTCAGCGAGCTCGCCGCCCTTTTCGCGCAGGTCTATGACCTTGAGCGCGATGCGGTGCTGGCACGCATGCTCGAACGCGAGGAACTGGGCAGTACCGGCTTTGGCCGTCGTATTGCGATTCCGCATGCCCGCATTTCCGGTCTGAAGCGTCCGGTGGCTGCATTCATGCGACTCGAATCTCCCGTGGAATTCGATTCTGCCGACGGAATGCCGATCGATCTGGTTTTCGGCCTGCTGTCGCCGGACGGCGCCGGTGCCGCGCATCTCCATGCCCTCGCCGCGATCTCGCGGATGATGCGCGACGAACGCATGCACGATGACTTGCTCGAAGCCCCGGGGCCGGAAGTCCTCTACAGCCTCCTGAGCAACGTCATCGACCGCGACGCTGCCTGA